A stretch of DNA from Triticum dicoccoides isolate Atlit2015 ecotype Zavitan chromosome 2A, WEW_v2.0, whole genome shotgun sequence:
AAATATCCTAAATTTTTTATTTAAAAATTGCACTGTTCATGTCTTTCAGGTCGGATCGGGCTTGTGATTTTGAGGCCAGGCTTTGCAAAGCTCGTCCCGAACCAGGCCCGGACCGGAGAGGGTGCCCAGGTTTACCAATAGCTGCACGCTTTCACCGTTCACGTAATGCACTctcgcaaaaaaaaataaaaaaaaatacaaaCGGCAACCAGCTGCGCTAACGCACCAATTGCTGCTCCACTACGAATGGTGCGCAACGCAGCCGGAGGCTCGGTGGACGCCGCCTTCCCTTTCCGCCTACACCACCTTGCGGCGGCACGGCATCCTTTGCCTCACCGGCCCGTACCCGTTTGTCGTGTGAGTGTAGGCAACACTATTATATACTGTATTTTTTTGCGAAATGGCAACACTATATATTAGTATTACAGTATtgtctcaatatatatatatatatatatatatatatatatatagtatatatGTGGATGAAAAGGCTTAACCAAAACGCCCGGGTACGTACGTCGcttctaaggccttgtacaatagaagatgcttaggggaggtgcttagagaaataaatcaggcttttcttaagcaccggtgcttatttgtacataATAAACGTTTAACTAAAcatctctcctgtagaaatagtcACCGGTGCTTAAAAAAATccgatttatttttctaagcatctttCTAAGCACCTTTCGTTGTACAAGGCCTAATTGTGATTTGGTTGCTCCCGATCATGTGGTACTCTGTGTGGCTGTGTGCAAAAGCTTCGTCCGCATAGCTACTTCTAACTCTCTGTACTACCTGCACTTAAACTACTCCATCTTATTGGTTGCTCTGATCTTATAATCAGCTGGCTGGAACCTGCCGGGTTCACTTGTATTATCATTCTTCTATAATAATGTCTTTGTTGGGAGCATAGTTAAGGGATAACAACTGACTAGTACTACCATCTAATATGATTCGGAGGGTGCCATACATTCTAGATTAGATGCAAACTGCTCAAGCAACCTACTTGCAATGGTATAAGGTCCAAACAATGACTTACAAAAACAACATGAAATTATTCGACCTAACTTATTGTTATTCTCAAGATATACCGTTAAAATATGctcccttcatttttatttactcctTATATTagctttgactgaagtcaaactttataaagtttgatcaaatttgaagaaaacaatatgaacatttacagTAATAAATTTATATCATGTGAAAATATATGCAACAATGAATCCAATGATATATATTTGGTGGTGTCTATGTTAATATATTTTTCTACaaacttttgaaagtatatataaagtttgactttagacaaacctaatatgcagaggaaATAAAAACAGAGGAAGTACTAAATGTTCCAAAAATTTAAATATGGATGTTGGCATGAATTGAACTATGAAATCGTCATGGTAACACTCTGCTTACTAGTCGAAATATTAGCTTGGCTCATGGTATTGATTTCACAGTTTAGAGTTTTAGAGTTTACAAATGATGAAATGATAACTTGCAAAGTTCATAAATttgtaaaagaaaaaaaaattcatgTAAAAACTGGCAAAATTCAAACAATTTTATCTTGATTTTTTATATGGGACACGCATGGTCATACCTTGATTAAATGCTCACACTTTGCAGCTACTCTACGATGAGTGCGGTGTTTCGTGGCCAGGCTCTTCTGCACCCGGTCAGAAAAAagtcacaaaaaataaaaataaaaatccaaTTTTTATGCTTGGTAGAAAATTTATTGCGTGAGAGCCGTTCCAATTTTCAGATCATTtagacatctgagtagctctcagaaaaaaagacaaatcaggtcaaacagtgcatgaacagtaaacttttttaTAGACCCTGAATttatcttttttgccgagagctgctcagttgtccaaatgacttgaaaaatagagcggacctcacgcatcaaattatttACCAtgcattttttttggaatttttgattttttctagtatttgttttgaatttttcctTCAGCGCGGGTGCAGATGAGTCTTGGCTTAGAAGTTGATTATCGCTCCATGACAAGTTTCCAAAGTAGTATTCTATGACTTTGAAGGTTCTAGCTTTCTCTCCCAATGCCCGTGAAGAATGTGCCATAGGAACGGCTTTGGGTCATGTACAAAACTAGCAGAAGGCCGTGAATCGCCACGAGCTAAAATCCTTAGATCAACAAAAGAAAGCCTACTATCCTTCCTTGGCATGATATAGATGTCCATATTTATGACATGAGACTAAGAGAGAAATGAAAATTGTTTCCAACGATGTGGGTTCAATGGGAGAACGAAAAAGAACGGCCATTCCGTTTGGGTTTGGCCGAACAACTAACAATTTTGTGCACCTGCATACGCAACCAGAGCATGATGCCCGCCAAGTTGCCCTAAACAAAACCAAATGATTGCCCGCCAAGTTGAGCGTCAGCAGTACAGTACCTGCCCCCTCGGGACTGCAAAATTTGAGGTGCACGTTTTAGGTGCCCCGAAGCGGCACCCCCTTTCTCGGAAGAGAAAACCGGATAAGCGCAAGGAGACAGAACGCCTGACTGACAGGCGGACCCGCGTCCAGTCTGGACTCTGGAGCAGGCGCGGCGGCCCAATCCAAAGTCCAACCACCGCCAGGCTACTCCTCCCTCCTCCCCCAGACCACGCGCGTTACGTTATTATTAGCAGCCACGTGGCTAATTGCCCGATTTAACCATCGATAATTCGGGCGCCTCGTCCCCCAGGCACCCACGTGTTCCCCGGCATCCCCCGCTGGCGCGTGGGCCCTCTTGACAGCCGGGCCCCGCTGGACCCACCTCACCGTGGGCAAATCGGCCACCGAAGCGAGTGCGAACAGGTGGGTCTTCTCCCAAATCCCATCGGAGATGCCCTTTGCCCCCTCTCCCAATCGGAGGCGCTTATTAATAAGACGTTAAAAACCCGCCGCGACACGGGACCGAGTAGCAGTAACGCGTTACGAAACAAAAACTTCAGgacaggaagagggagggagagagcgagCGAGGGAGGAGAGCGGCGAGGCTCCGTCCATGGCTGCGCCGGCGGAGGAGGCGTCCACGGCGCCGAGGAGCctccccgaggaggaggaggaggaggaggcgatggcGGTGCTGGACTTCGACATGCTGTGCGCGTCCGTGGCCATGTCGGCGGAGAGGAGGAAGGGCGCCGGcatgggggaggcggcggcggcgtgcgcgggctcgggcggcggagaGGGGGCCGCCGGCGGAGGAGGGGTGCAGAGGATGTGGGAGGGGGACGTCGTGATTGATTGCTTGGAGGACCGGCGAATCGCGCTCGAGGCCGCCTGGTAGGTGGAGCTAACTCTTGGCCGCTCGTTTCATTCATCAAACCTGTATTGGTTGGTCCGGAAGGACCTGTTTTCGGTGGTTGCCACGGGGAAGGTTGGAGATTCTACTAGTACTAGCTTAGCTCAATCTTTCCATATTGATTTTCTGCGGATTTGGCCATAAACTGCGCTGCTGTATTTATGCCAACTCGATATGGAATACTAGTACTATTTGTCTCGCATGAATACTGCTtgttttggctgtgtgcatcatcATCATGAattcatgatgcagaggccggggttttcCCCTTTTCAGAAAAAAAATGGATACTGCTTGAAATGCCATCAGTGTTATCTAATTTAGCGATAGTCTCGTCATTTATTTGTTAGTTCTTCCTAGCTTCAATCGTGGAAGAAGAAAGGCCTTCGCCAAATAAAGGTCTTTGCCTAATTAGTGCTAGCTGTCCTTGGAGCATACTTCATCTCTGATGCAGACTCGCAGATGATTTATCATAAAATTTTACTCAAGGTTTAGTTTCTCTCTTGGACTTTAGGTTGGTTAACTCGAGTACCGGAAAGTATTTCCTAGCTTGAATCATGAATGAAAAATCAACATGTTTAATATAAGTTAGTAGTATAGGGAACATTCCCCAACGAGAGGTCTTACCCCTTCTGAACTTCTGCCTTTGTTCTATTCGACTGTCTTTGAAAAAGATTCCATTTTCCTCTGCTGTACAACATATTTTAATGTGCAACTGTGATTAAACTTTTGGGGTTCTTCGCTTTAACGTTCCTGTTTGCTTGCAACTACTTGCAGTTGCCCATGCTATAGGTTTGGCAAGAACATGCGGAGAGCCAATCTCGGATCTTGTTTCCTTCAGGTACAGATAATACCCTGAGCAACTTATGACCATGTCCCGTCCATTTCTTGCTTGTCATTTTTCTGTGCCAAACGTGTAGTCACATTGCTGTGTAGGTTACTTTATTTATGATGCTGCTGTTGGTAGGAAGTAGGAAACCGTTTGGTTGAGCTAGGCTCTTTATTATTCCAGTACCAAATGCAGAATTTCTTGTAGGTCAATCCTTTTAGAGTAAAAAAGTAGACTATTCTTGATATAGTTGCCTTGAAAAGTAACATCTTAACTTCTTAAATATGTGGAATATTTTTCTCAATTTATTCTAATAacaacttcctcctaatgctagagAGGTGGAATATTTTGTTAGAATGCCTCTTGCTAAATTTGTTGAAATGAATGCTTACTTCCATCTAAGTTGTTTAGTCAAAAATAGCAAAGCTGTCTTCTGACTAGTTATACAACAGAGAAGATAATGCATATGATGTTTGACTTGCCAATGTGAAAAGGATTTGCTTGGATAATTCTGTATTCTTTTGGGCTTAGACCTGGTCAACATGAAGGACATCCTGCCCTGTTCACATTGGCAAGTCAACCCTCTTGCAAGTATAACGTGCAGTGTCATTTCCTCCAACATAAACTAGAGATCATATTACTAGAACTTATCCTTTAGGGTATGCACAAGCTCAAAAAAAAGGGCAGGGTCATTCATGTTGACCAGATTGAAGCCCACAAGAAATTGACTTAGCATGACAAGTCATGCAAAGTGTGCCAAACAAATTAGTTGTCACGTATTTTGGTAAGGTTTCGCAAGGTATGAGTTTATGTAGTCACAAACAGTTCTCTCATCTGTGGCAAGATGTGGGTATCAACCAAATGTGCTTTATCCTCCATGTCTGCCAATATGTGCTGATAAATTTGTGTTTTTCTCTGTTTTCCTGCCCTGTTGCGAAGTCTTTTTAGAATTATTACAACCATTGTTGTTTGCTGCAAcatactcttgttcccattgtatcTGACATTTTCAGTTTTACCATTGGTTTACTTGAGCTGTGTTGTTAAGCTCATGTTCTTTTAAGAACTCTTATTCACTCTTCTGATACAGTATGAAACTATTTCAGGCAATGGCTTACTTCATTTCATTAGTTGCTGTTCTGGTCAGCTTAATTGCCTTTTCTGTAACAAGGCATCATGTATATCTATATGTGGGACTTGGTTCTGTTCTCTTGATAGCAATCTACACCGGTTACTTCCGAAGAAGAATCAGGAAACTGTTCAATATCCGGGTAAGTATTTCTGAATTAGCGTTTTCAAATAAAGTATTCAGACAGATTACAGCTTACTAGTGCACTAGTGCTTAATGCAGTTGGCTGTGGTGCCTGTCTTCTCTTGAATCACAATTAATTCAAATCTGGGGCTTTAATCGAATGAACAATAACTGAAACTTGTTTTGAGTTAATATTGGTAGTTCGGCATACCCTTGCCAGTTTGTATGTGATGACTATTTTGCCAACTTCTGAATAGATATTAGTATATGTACTTTAATTCAGGAATGATGGGGAGAGTAAGACATCTCATTGACCCTTTTGTGTGATTTCAGGGGACTGATGGCAGTCTAGATGACTGTGTTCTCCATCTGATATGTCCTTGTTGTACCCTGTGCCAGGTTATATACATTCAGACCACCTTGGAACCAAAAGTTCACTAATTTGTTTATTATTGATATATATTGGCCTCACAGTTGTCATTTTGAATAAGCAGGAGGCAAGAACTTTAGAGATGAATAATGTCCAGTGTGGTGTCTGGCACGGGCGGGGTGATACCATTTGTTTAGGAAGCAATGGTGAAGGAAACAAGGCCTTCGCTGCTCTACACAAATCACCATTTGTGCTTATAAAATCCCCTGAGTTGTGTGGCATGGACAGAATATCAATTGGGCCTGATGAACATCAGCCGCTCGTCCCATCAGTGCAACCAGAGCAGGAGTAAGGAATTATTCTGTACCATGGCACAATTCGAACAGAACAGGTGGATCTCTCGTGCGTGTTatcgaaaggggaaaaaagggaagAATCAGTGGATCCCTCTGCGATGAAATCATCAGCCCTGTGATTCTCTGCCTGTTTGTTGTATCAAGTCTGAAGAACTGGTTTGGCAGCAACCCATGTATGTTGATGGTGGGCGTAATTGGCCTGTTGTTGTAAACACCACAGCAATAATGTTCATCATGCACCGGATGTGCATATGTGTCATGATGCTCAGGGCTTATGTCTGAATCCAAGTGTAAAATTCTGTTGATGCAACGATAGTTGGCGAGATTGGGCATGAATGGAATCAAATGTTCTGCTTCTTTGATGTTGTTTCTTGTAAAACCCGCCTTCCATTTTTCTTTGCTAACATCATTTACCTTCTTTTTAACTCTGAGAATTGATAATTACATGTGTCAATCACATGGAAGATGCATGCTTTCATAGCACATAACAAAAGAGGGGATCAAAATTTTTGTGTTTATTTAGCTTACACAAATACACACGGCCGTGGAAGAAGCAATCCGGGAGACGATTCCATTCGCCAGTACACCTGCTGGAGGTTTCAGAACAGAAAAGAGCACATGACTTTGTTAGGATAAAGTGATGCATACTCACAATCATTCAGAAAAAGGTCAAGCCTTCTTTTCCAATGTATAAAGCCTTGCCAAGTTGCAATTGCAATAATACAAAGTAATGCGGTTGTCCTACATGCGGGATGACCTTTCAATTTCTTAATCAATCTGCGATAAGGGAGGAGGAAGCTCAGTGCTGGGCTTTGCACTAGTGTGCACCACCTTTGCCAAACCACTAGAATGTCTATACGTGTCTTGCATGTGCCCCACGGATTTGGCATCTTTTcttgtaggaaccttttttcttccTTTCTATGAATCATTATCAACTATCCTAGCTTACTTTGTGGTGATCACAGCCCAAAGAAGCAGAAATGATGTAGGGTGGGAACCCTAATcggccaatctttcacgaaaggagcggatcccgcgatgaacacgaagaacacgaggagggaaacgagagaAAACACGGGGGAAACACAAAAgagacactcaaaccaacaagaataagtcacacatgtgctagatcctcgaatataAAGAACGATACACGATCCacggtcaactagggacgatacaagagGCGCGATCTtctccctgaggaggtcttgagttcttccctaaaggggtcttgaatccgcttgggggatcttctccggtggaggctcgaatctccgaggagaaggtaaccaagtggatgagcaaagctctcacacaaatatgagctaatcctttgctaaccctagaaaggaggagggagaggtctatttatagtcttagtgcaaaagaggagggcgaaggggtacatgggctgcggcccaacacgaaacatcacacaggcgtcggacgtccggtagtcatcggtcgtccggaggctcgtgaGGGTCcagacgtccgtagattcggctcgggtggacttcggtcggacgtccggacggggtcggacgtccggagcctagACGTCGTCGGTCGTCCATAGCGCTTCGGAAGTCcatagttttggctcgggtgtggaagcgtcggtcgtccggagggggccggacgtccggagcctggaggtcatcggacgtccggggcctgtcggtcgtccggagcctggggacttcgagcagttcttcttcttgtcccATGAACTTGGCGTCCTCACCGTCTTGTCCGTTGAGTGTAGTTGgtccgtggctttcctccaagtacctgatcatacGTAGGGTTTtcacttgaggtagtagccaattctcatgcatggagagtggaagttcggagaggagtgagttcaccttatctttgatagccttggctcgggctcttgtcattggtccaagtggtgacgttggaggtgtaggtgcgtccatggggatgatcgtgggatgctccgcatcatctcccctcccttggggaagatccgtcctcggatcgaattcttcatcaccatggtacgggggtaGATCTTTGTGTTggggaaggtagatgtagaggtagcatgccgaccacgatcacatcgactttggaaccatttcccacgtgcatcgtcacctcgtccttagccaatcttcgcttaatccgtagcccctgtttcgagttgcaaatattagcaacagaaccagtatcaaatacccaggtgctactgcgagcattagtaaggtacacatcaataacatgtatatcacatatacctttgttcaccttgccatccttcttatccgccaaatacttggggcagttccgcttccagtgaccagactgcttgcagtagaagcactcagtttcaggcttaggtccagacttgggtttcttctcttgagcagcaacttgcttgctgttcttcttgaagttccccttcttcttccctttgccctttttcttgaaactagtggtcttgttgaccatcaacacttgatgctccttcttgatttctacctctgcagcctttagcattgcgaagagttcgggaattgttttattcatcccttgcatattataattcatcacgaagctcttgtagcttggtggcagtgattgaagaactctgtcaatgacactatcaactggaagattaactcccagctgagtcaagtgattatggtacccagacattcagagtatatgttcactgacataactattctcctccattttgcagctatagaacttattggagacttcatatctctcaatctgggaatttgcttgaaatattaacttcaactcctggaacatctcatatgctccatgacgttcaaaacgtcgttgaagtcccggttctaagccgtaaagcatggcacactaaactatcgagtagtcatcagctttgctctgccagacg
This window harbors:
- the LOC119354196 gene encoding uncharacterized protein LOC119354196, giving the protein MAAPAEEASTAPRSLPEEEEEEEAMAVLDFDMLCASVAMSAERRKGAGMGEAAAACAGSGGGEGAAGGGGVQRMWEGDVVIDCLEDRRIALEAACCPCYRFGKNMRRANLGSCFLQAMAYFISLVAVLVSLIAFSVTRHHVYLYVGLGSVLLIAIYTGYFRRRIRKLFNIRGTDGSLDDCVLHLICPCCTLCQEARTLEMNNVQCGVWHGRGDTICLGSNGEGNKAFAALHKSPFVLIKSPELCGMDRISIGPDEHQPLVPSVQPEQE